ACTAAGAAGTCATTGCATTCGGCCACACTTTTCTTTCCCATAAGGTGGCCTCCTCCTGAAGTATCGAAAGGGACCTTAGTTTCATAAGTGAGCCCGTGGTAGAATTTCTCCACAAGGGCCCATTTAGAGAGACCATGTTGGGAGCATCTAGCTTGCAAGTTTTGGAATCGCTCCTAAGTAAGGTAATAAGGCTCGTCTGGTTCCATGCGAAACGGGTGGATTTGGTCACGAAGACGGGACGCCTTAGCAGGCGGGAAGTATTTATTGAGAAACCCATCATGAAAGGCCGCCCAAGTGGTGAAAGTTCCCACTGGTTGCGAGTCGAGCCAAGTGGCAGCTCGTCCCGCAAGCGAGAAAGGGAAGAAGTGGAGAAAGATGGAATCGTTAGTGGCACCTTGAAGCTTAAAAGTACCTAGGATGCGGGTGACGCGGGCTATGAGCGGGTGTATCCTTGTCATCACAACCGTGGAACTGGTAAGAGTTCAAGATGGCAGTCATGATGTACGAGGGGATTTGCAAGAGTTGTCATTGATAATAGGTGGGAGAGTGAGTGGAGAGTTCACGCTGGTGAAACCCTTGGTGCACTGCTGATGAATGGTACAACGGTTGGCATTTGAGGATGTGGTTCAGGTTTTAGACTGGTTGGTGGGGAAGTGTCTGGTGAAGACTTTGGAGTAAATTCAAAAGCGGGTGGTTTAGATTAAAGGGTAGAGTCAAAACGCGTTGAAGATGAAGAATAAGTTTTACTAACCTTCGGGATGTAGTCCGTGAGAGCAAGATTATCCAATGGTGGCTTCGGAGTTGGTCCTTGCGAGCGGGTATGAAAACACAGACATACGAAAAGGTAAGAAGACTCGACACACTAAACTGACATGACACGAATTATTAGACTCCTAcgaatcaaaacaaaaacaaaaatagcATAAATATTGCAAATAAGTCTAATTAAAGCTGATAAACGCCATTTCTAAAGAGTCCCCGGTAACGACGCCAAAAAATTAACGTTctaaaagtagtttaataaaTATGAACTAATTTAACCCTAATCTAGACACTAAGTTAAACTCTAGACTCTCTTAAACTAGACTAAACTACTAACCAGTAAGTGTACCTCTAGAATAGCTAAGTAAGTCTGGATaccgaacccacgagactcttcTAATAATGTTAACTAGACTCACTAGACTTATAGACAGACATGACTAAACTGTTTTTATATTTTGAGAGGGGGTTTTTCTAATAACTAAATTGCAATTGAATTAATACTAACTATTTAACCAAACTAAGATGCGAATTGGGAATTTGGATTTTTATTCAGATGATGATAAGGATGCTACTTAGGCTGGAATCCTATACATTATTGTTTAGCTTTCTATCGGACTTGCACTGTTGTGGAACTGGGATCTTAGAGTACTAAATATACCGGGAAACCAAACATGACCCTCGACCCTTCTTGAGAAGACACCTATGGAACCCTAATAGACTGTTAAATTACTGGTTAAGTAGACTCCCTCACGGGTTCTCTAACTGTTCTAATAAAGTACCCGTAACTGACTATCTACCTCACAACGCGAAAGTCAAGGATAACTGGGATACCTGATTCGACTAGATAGGAAAAAATTGGAAAGGAAACTAAGTCGGTCTTCTCATAGAGTACCTAAACCTTGCAATTTACCAACCTAGACGGGCCGATAATCTCGTACCTCATGGATTTTAAGATTAGTAGAAAACCTAAACCTACTCGATTCGCGGATATTACTTTTATGGTGTATTGACCAATTAACAACAAAAATCACGAACACGTAGTTAATGATCTAACATGAACCTATTATATGAAAGACATTTAACAAGGAACATTTGAAGCAATAAACACGAATCAGACAAATCTAAATACGCATACACATCGAATCATGGCAACCAAGTCTTTACTTTAATAGAAAATCCATAACAAGTTCATACTCCGgataaaaatcaaaactttagCATATGTTCATTTTAACCTAGGTAGTTTATGGAGTTTTAGCCTAACATCTTAGTTAAAGCAATTAAAGCACAAAGTTCAAAGATTTGATTCATTGTAAAAAGATGAACAATAGAAAACTATGAAAACGGGAAGAGGAACCCGATATTCTTCGTTCTCGTGCCTTGGATCTTCAACCGTATTGATTCCTTGCTTCAAGATCTTCGTTCTCTGACTTTCCGGAGCTCAAAATTCGTCCATAGTCTTCTTTAATTTGTAGGGTTATGGGTTCTTTTCTCAATTGTGATCAGTATATATCATTTCATAACACAACCCTGCCAGACTACAAAACATTCTGCGAAAATGGGCTCCTCGCGTCGCGCGAGGAGCATTTGATATTATGGTCGTGTGACGCGGGCTTGAAAAAGTCAACAAAGGTCAATAAACTCCTAGCGTCACACGGGGAGGCCCTTCTTTTCTGGTCGCGCGACGCCACCAAGTGATTTATCTAGTATTTTGTGCCAATTCAGCTCTCGGTACCTCGAACGTATTTCGGTGCTCAGTTTTCTCGAGATATGGCTCGTTTTTCACCCTTTCCAGCAATTTCTAACACTTGAGACCTTAAAAACACAAACTAATTAGCAATATACACATTCTACCTAAAAACAACGCAAATGGACTTGAACACTGTACAAACTATACATGATATATGGATGTATCTTTCAATACATCACATATAGAAATTAGCCAAAACATGAAGGTCCCCTATTTATGGTGTATAAATATATTTAATGTAATATTTGAGCATGCTATAAAAGAtatcttgttaaaataataacaTAATCCTTAAAGAAAATAATCTATGAGCctttaattatttaaatataaatcACACAATTTTTATTGCAAGTTTGCCTTCAATAACTTGACTTTTAATAAAGTACAACTTACCCATGGATTTAAATATCACACGTAATTAAAATAAACCAAACATCTTAAATAATCTTTATAAAATACCAATATTCTAGCTAGGTAAGTTGTGTGACACAAGCATGCCTCCACTACTTTTGAAATaacaaattatatatattttcttgttGAAAAAAAGGCACCAACACGAAATCAAATGCCTCTCTTATATTCACTAATGACTCACCCCATCATTGCAATCAACTACTACTTAATTGCTTTCCTAAACAAACCCATGATTGTTGACCACAAAAGCATTCAAATTTAATACTTAAAAGCATTCATTAGTATACACTTAACTTGGTGGCATTCAAGATAAAGCAAATTTATCATCAAGCATTCAAATGTATCTTAGTGGTGGTATGGACCCACCCAGCTAAAGCAAGCATCACAATTGATTAATATGTATATAATAATTGCTAATGGTGTATTCAAGACCATAATCATATATATAATCACATGAATAATGCATATAGATTTGTATGAATTAGAACCATTAGAAAATAGGTGGGATTAAAAGTTGGAAGCTCTTTCTATTGTAAAATCCACCTCTCTTTCTTTCATAACAATCTAACCCCACAAAGGTAAAATCTGAAGGGTGGGTGGGGGTCCAAAAGACCAATCATTCAAGATGTTCATGCTTTCCTAAAAGTATTATCATCACTCATCACTATGTGCATGCTTGGTTGGTCTTAATTAGTGTTCAGCCAACATTTCTTCTGCCTAAAGGTGCCTTTTTTCTAGAGTTGAAATATTCCCTAACGCATAGTAAGAACAGGTTTTAATACATTGTGTACAAGGTGTTAAATCGCATGCCTCGGATGCAGGTCTTGAAGGTTGATCATTATAAATCCGAGTTATTTTCCTTCCAATGTATAACGGTTGCATAAAAAGTGCGGTTAATAGGTCGCTATATCGTTAGGTAGGCATAGTATATTTGTATCAAAACAGAAACTAGAAGACACATATGCATAGTAATGAACTTTTATACATCATAAAGGATCAATCATGGTTGGCTACCTTCCACAATCCATAAACATGTATGGTCCCCTTTCACCCCCTTAATGTCCAATTCACAATTATTATTCTTCATTCCTTTTTTCCCTTTACACATAATTTCCTTTTCAAaagtttataataataataatttatatatAAGTGATGTATTCAAACTAATACAAAGCTTTTAACCACCACTGTTATAAAAACACAAATCAAATATGTCTTACACTCTTACTACTTCAAACACGAGAAAATTACAAAAAGGGTTTAAAGTAGGTCGTATTCGTGATATCACACTTATAAATGAGAGGTGTGTGTTAAAAGAAACACGAGTTTCCTACACGGTTTGTAGTAAAGACGGTCCATTAATTTCTGAATACGAAAAGTTTACTACAGTTTCGAAAGGCTCGACCTTGAACTAGGGGTAGAGACCGGTGGTAAGGTATATTAATTGAAAATAATGTAGGGAGATTAAGCAGGATGGTAATAATAGTATTCTATAATTTTGTTAGCTTTGCAAAGTATATTGTTTGCTACATAACTTTCAATTAATATGCTTCACCGTCCATTGTTCGCTACTTGTTAGGCACGTGAAAAACGATAAATAGCCAGTGACAAACACTCTTATATGCATGAACAAATCATTATTTAGACATGTGAGGTGTTTCCTTGTATTTAACATGTTTAATTAAGTGGGTCATGTTTAGATTAATCTTTTTAACCTTTTTAACCATATACTTTGACTCATTAGTCATCAATCCATATAAAATAGAATACTAGTTTTATTGATAcaaggggagtgggggtggttATCACTCACTCATCACTTACAACACCCAATCAAGTTCTGTCATGTCATCAActatttttccatcactcacaaccgtTTTTAGTGGCaagtcatcactcacaacacccaacaataaaccctcacaccccgTCACATGTTCCATCACTCACAAACCATAACGCGTGAAATATATCACGCACATCATTCCATCACTCGTTGCATATGAAGGTGGCGGTGGTCTTGTGCACTTCTCCACgcgtgatagaattctatcacggGCAAAACATTTACCACCGCTAGTCACGTAAGGCCAACCTCTCAATCCAAATACAACATAGCCGATTAACCTATTTCACATATTAAAATCTTTATTATCATTGGTCATTCCATTTTACTCATATAGTTAAATGAGTTAAACGGCATAGGGTTACACAACTTCAAGCATATTCTGGTTAGAATTGTGTATCATCATAGGGTTACACAACATCAAGCATACTCTGGCTAGAATTTTGTTTCTGATACAGATAAATTTATAGGTTGTGTTTTCGAGTTCATTTGATCAATCCAAAATTTGTTAGCCAGTCGTCGCAAAACCTGCCCTAATTGACACCCTATAAATTTTAAGGTGTGAATAGATAGAATAAAAAAAGGATGTGAGGATAAAATATAGAAGAATGAGAATAAAATGACCTTTAACTTTGTTATAACATGAATTTgtttaaataaaaacattgttctttTCTTTTACATTATTTTAACTCGATATGATTATTTTTGCAAGTGTTTAATCACCTCCTACAACAGTTGACCCCACTTTTCCTCATTATTAAACCCTACGTCTACCCTCCCACCTTCCAAGTATCTATATATAGTGAGTTCTCTAGCTAGCATCTAGATATCACACCTACACATTCACATTTTATTGGTTGCAAGATGAGGACAATGATAGATTTGGGAAGTGATAGAGGTCCAATCGGAATGCATCTAATCACCACCGCAACTGCCGTTGACTGCAGCAGCAGGGAGGTTGGACTGCGCCGTTCTCTACGCTCCCTGCTAGACTGCATTGTCCCAGCATGTTGCGGTGCTGGATTCGAATCCGAGGCCGCAAACTTTTCCCCCGATTCTTCTTCTTTAACTGCCTTTTCAAGTGATACAGATTCACCTTCTTCGTCGTCATCATCGTCTACCAATGTAAGTGTTTGAAAATATAATACAGATGGGGTAAACCTTCCCTCTATCCCAAAAGATAGAGAGACTGCTTTCAAAACCCCTCGGCTCTAtctttttagtttaaaaatactAGTGACATAAGGCATATATTAATTATATTTGTGAACATTTAATCTTGTAGAATCGTTCGTTGTCATCGTCATCCACCACCGTAAAAGGTACATTCTTCGGGCAAAGGAACGGTCGAGTAAGTTTTTGTCTCCAAGACgacaaccaccaccacaaccgccGGACACCATCAAGAAAAATAACGACAACCACCACCTTGTCATCATTCTCACAGCCTCTTCTACTATTAGAATTCGCTGTCCCCACATCTTACTTAGCAAAAGAGATGCAGCACGGTCTCCTCCGCATTGCTCTAGTGGAGGAAGACCGTACACACCGTCAGCAACCGCCAGTTAATGCTGGCGGTTGCATATTCGAAGTACCGGTGTGGTCTATGTATTGTAACGGTCGAAAAGTTGGTTATGCCACCAGACGTAAGATGACCGCTGCTGACTCAGCAACTCTTACCCGTATGCAATCTGTCTCTGCCGGAGCCGGGGTTTTGCCACCTGAAAATGATCATAGCTCCGATGGAATCATGTATCTCCGAGCAAGTTTCCGGCGAATAATTGGATCGCCGAACTCAGAGTCATTTCACATGATAAATCCTGAGAACGATGGACGATCATCTAATTCTAAAAGTCATAATTCTGGGCAAGAGCTCAGTATATTTCTTCTGAGATCATCTTCTTGATCCAAGAAGTATTTTTGTATCAAGTGTATGTATACTGTACGTATATGTGTGTGTCTATATATATGCCTTGATCTAGCTAGTTCTTAGATCAGAATCCAAAACCATATTCCAGTTTTTAAGTTATGAAACTCTGGATTTTGTTGTAATATATATGCGAGGAAGACTATTAAGCATCCGTATTACATATTAGACTTCTTTAAGAAACTAATAGtggtataataataataacatatgtAATGCATAATGTGAGGTACAGATAGAACCATtcagaaatatatatattttaactgAAATCTGTTTTGGTAACAATAGGTCAATAGAAAAAGTATCATAGTTAGTTTTAGGGACGTAAAACTGTTTCAAATAGTATCAATGTCATACCGTCGCCAACAATCAACACATGTTAATGTGAAATTAGACCGTAACGTAAAACATATAATGAATAAGTCGACTTAGTACCCGCTAGTTGCGACGAACCTGTTAAACGGGGAAaagatagacgatgtaaaaacgttgaaccatacACGTACGTtgtgtcgtgttaactcgcaaatttagaacgaagcgttaaacgaaacgtaaaaacgttgaaccacatacgcacgttgcgtcgtgttaactcgcaaaatttagaacgaaacgtaaaacaaaaaaaatgcgaaatatgaaaagtataggggaccaaagttgaaagtaaaaaaattgtgagattaaattgaaaaagatgaaaacttttgggttaaaagtgaaaaatcaaatagttttggattataagtgtaatatcaatttttttttgaaaacaccCCTAAGCATTGTGTACAACCCCCTTAATGCATAAAGATATTGCAAATTTATAATATGTAAATATATGATACGGAGCTAATCTAAGAACCAGAAGATTTTTTGATCATTTACTTTCTTGTGATCTGCCCTTTCACTTATATGAACGAGACCCTTTATACGAGGTGGACCCTTCCCTGTTAAGGACTACCGAGCCAGTTCTCTGGACAATAAGAATGTCCAGATATTGCACAAAGGGCATTTCCCTTTCAAGGATCTTTGGATATCTTTCTAATTAACGTATGCTTCCCTCACAAGCGAACAAGCCATCCATTGCAGCCTTCAATATCCAATGTTACTAACGCCCCTTGGGGCATTTAATGTGGGTGAGAGGTCACATCATACATGCTCTACCGGAACAGTTCCTTGGGGCATTGGGCACTGGCGAGAAGATCATGTCGTTGACTAAGTCTTTCACGTATAAGGCTAATTAAAGGGGATATcctgtgtcacacccctaatttccacgtgtcaccggtgggcccggtggggattaacgtgacgtagttgatatcatcatagtcaaacaacacaaattataatgcacagcggaagcaaagatagattcatttcaatttaaattattgtaatattcgagtatcacaaaatgtcgaaatagaatccacaggcagaatcaaataaacaggaaacttcatttcaacagacttcatgcatcctaagcttgcgagacttctatggatgcttaaggagtgaccagcctattacgcgtagtacctgcacttagtctttttgaaaaatacgtcagtttacactggtaaatacaatttaactgactca
This genomic stretch from Helianthus annuus cultivar XRQ/B chromosome 8, HanXRQr2.0-SUNRISE, whole genome shotgun sequence harbors:
- the LOC110872279 gene encoding protein MIZU-KUSSEI 1, with product MRTMIDLGSDRGPIGMHLITTATAVDCSSREVGLRRSLRSLLDCIVPACCGAGFESEAANFSPDSSSLTAFSSDTDSPSSSSSSSTNNRSLSSSSTTVKGTFFGQRNGRVSFCLQDDNHHHNRRTPSRKITTTTTLSSFSQPLLLLEFAVPTSYLAKEMQHGLLRIALVEEDRTHRQQPPVNAGGCIFEVPVWSMYCNGRKVGYATRRKMTAADSATLTRMQSVSAGAGVLPPENDHSSDGIMYLRASFRRIIGSPNSESFHMINPENDGRSSNSKSHNSGQELSIFLLRSSS